A stretch of DNA from Pseudonocardia hierapolitana:
ACGGTGCTGGTCGTCATCCTCTACCCGCTGCTGTGGATGGTGGGCGCGTCGTTCCGGCCGAGCAACGAGGCGTTCGGGACGCTCAGCATCTGGCCGGACCACTTCACGACCGACAACTACGTCGAGGGCTGGAGCCTCGGCAACCTCAACTTCTCCCGGTTCTTCCTGAACTCCCTGGTGATCACGGTGCTCGCCGTGGTGGGCAACGTGATGGCCTGCTCGATGGCGGCCTACGCGTTCGCCCGGCTGACCTTCCCGTTCAAGAAGACGATGTTCGCGCTGATGCTCGGCACGATGCTGCTGCCCTACCACGTCACGCTGGTGCCGCAGTACGTGCTGTTCAACGAGCTGGCGTGGATCAACACGATCCTGCCGCTGGTGGTGCCGAAGTTCCTGGCCACCGACGCGTTCTTCATCTTCCTGATGGTGCAGTTCATCCGCACGCTGCCGCAGGAGCTCGACGACGCCGCGCGCATGGACGGGTGCGGCCACATCGGGATCTTCCGGCGAGTGATCCTGCCGCTGTCGATCCCGGCGCTCGGCACCACGGCGCTGTTCACGTTCATCTCCACCTGGAACGACTTCCTGGGGCCGCTGCTCTACCTCGTCCGCCCGGAGACGTGGACGGTCGCGCAGGGGCTCAACGGCTTCCTGGACGCCACCGGCGAGTCCGCGTACGGGCCGCTCTTCGCCATGGCGACGCTCTCGCTCGCCCCGATCGTCGGGTTCTTCCTCGTCGCCCAGCGCCTGCTCATCGAGGGCATCGCGACCAGCGGGCTGAAGTAAGAAAGGGACAACGATGTTCACACGCTCGCTCACGGCAGGCGCGCTCGCGCTCGGCCTGCTCGCCACCGGCTGCGCGGGGGGCACCTCGATCGGCGCCAACCCGAACGAGGGCGCCACGGGCACCGGGGAGGTCGGCGGGAACGTCCGCATGGCCTGGTGGGGTTCCGGCCCGCGCAACGAGGTGACGAACGCGGTGATCGACCTGTTCAAGGCGGCGCACCCGGGCACGACGGTGGAAGGGGAGTCGGCCGACTTCCAGGCCTACTTCGAGCGGCTCAACGTGCAGGCCTCGAGCGGGAACATGCCCTGCATCACCCAGATGCAGGGCCGCCAGCTCAACGACTACACCACGAAGAACGTGCTGCTCGACCTGCAGCCGATGATCGACTCCGGCGCGATCGACGTGTCGGACGTCCCGGCCGAGGTGCTCGACACCGGCCGCGGCCTCGACGGGAAGCTCTACATGATCCCGTACGGAGCGGCGTACGACGCGATGACGGTCAATCGGACCCTCGCCGAGCAGGCCGGCGTCGGTCTGCCGCCGGAGGGCTACGACTGGAACGCCTTCGCCGACTGGGTGACGCGAGCCCAGCCGGGCCTGCCGGAGGGCGTCCCGGCCGTCAACCTCGGCGGGTCGCTGCCGAACAACTTCATCTCCTACGCGGCCGGGCGCGGCGAGTCCTTGTTCGCCGACCGGCAGCTCGGCTTCTCGGAGGACCTGCTGGTCGAGTTCTGGGACATGTGGGAGCGGCTGCGCGCAGCCGGCGTCACCACCACGGCCGAGGCCACCGCCGAGGAGCCGAACCAGACCGAGCAGCGCTACGTCGCCCAGGGCCGGGTGCTCGTCGACAACCTGCCGGGCAACGCGCTCACCCCCGCGCAGAAGACCCTCGACGGCACGCAGCCCGGCCAGCAGCTGGTGACGCTGCCGCAGCCGAAGGGGCCGGCCGGCCCGGGGAACGTGCTCTTCACCTCGGGCTTCTCGATCCCGACCACCTGCGACAACATCCCGACGGCTGCCGCGTTCGTCGACTTCTGGATGAACGACGACGCCGGCGCGAAGGCGTTCCTCTCGGCCAACGGAGCCGTCACCAACAGCCGGCACCTGCAGCAGCAGCTCGACGACCCGGACCTGCCCGCGCTGAAGCGCGCCGAGCTCGACCTGTACCAGCGGATCGTGGCGCAGAACCCGGTCAGCGTCGTCTACCCGCCGGGGTACCACGCGAGCTTCGAGGGTGCGTTCGTGCGGGCATACGAGAGTGTGGTGTTCGGCGGCACCTCGACGCGCGATGCTGCGCATGCCTTCATCACCGAGGTCAACGCGGCACTGGCCACCACCTGACCGGAGGGACACACATGGCGAACCACGACGGCGCACTGGCCGGCATGACCGTCCTCGACCTCACCCAGGTGATGGCCGGCCCGTTCTGCACGATGATCCTCGCGGACCTCGGGGCCGACGTCGTGAAGGTGGAGAACCCGGAGTCCGGCGACCAGACGCGCTCGTCCTTCGCACATCCGGGCGCGTTCCGCGCGCTCAACCGGAACAAGCGCAGCATCACCCTCGACCTGAAGTCCGACGAGGGGCGCGCGGCGTTCCACGAGCTGGTGCGCTCGGCCGACGTCGTGGTGGAGAACTGGCGGCCCGGCGTGGCGGCGAAGCTCGGCGTCGACTACGAGACGCTCCGGCCGCTCAACCCGGGGCTGATCTACGCGAGCGTGTCCGGCTTCGGCCAGACCGGCCCGTACGCCGACCGGCCCGGCTACGACCTGATCGCGCAGGCGATGTCCGGCGTCATGAGCGTCACCGGGGAGCCGGGGGACCGGCCGGTGAAGTCGGGCATCCCGGTCGCCGACCTCGGGGCGGGGCTGTTCACGGCGGTCGGGATCCTCGCCGCGTGGGCGTCCCGGCAGCGCACCGGGCAGGGCCAGTTCGTCGAGACGTCGCTGTTCGAGGCGGCGGTCGCGCTGTCGGTGTGGGAGTCGACGGAGTTCTGGGCCACCGGGCACGCGCCGCAGGCCCTCGGCTCGGCCCACCGGATGTCCGCGCCGTACCAGGCGCTCGCCACGCGTGACGGCTTCATCACGGTCGGCGCCAACAACGAGCGCCTGTGGCAGCGGCTGTGCCGGGCCCTCGACGCGGCGGAGCTGGCCGACGACCCGCGGTTCGCGCGCAACGACGACCGGATGGCCCACCGCCCCGAGCTCGTGACCGAGCTCGAGCGCCGCCTCGCCTCCGACGACACGGCCTCCTGGGTGGAGCGGCTGCTCGCCGCGGGAGTGCCGGCCGGGCCGATCCAGGACTACCGGCAGGTCCTCGAGGACGACCCGCACGTGAAGGCGCGCGGGATGGTGACCACCGTGGAGCACCCGGTCGAGGGGTCGGTCCCGGTGCTCTCCTCGCCGCTGCACCTGTCGGGCACACCGGCCACGGTCCGCCTGCCCCCGCCGCTGCTCGGGGAGCACAACGCCGAGGTGCTCGCCCGCACCGCGGCCCAGCCGGAACGGGCGAGCGTCCACAGCAGGCGCGACGGCCCGATCCTGCACATCGAGCTGGCCAACCCGGCCCGGCGCAACGCCCTGACCTGGGAGATGTACGACGAGCTGCAGAAGCTCTGCGTCGCCGCGCGCACGGATCCCGGCCTGCGGGTCGTGGTGCTGCGCGGGGCGGGCGAGGCGTTCGCCGCCGGCACGGACATCGCCCAGTTCACCGAGTTCGACGGCGCCGCCGACGGCCTCGACTACGAGCGCCGGGTCGGTGCAGTGCTCGAAGACCTCCTGGCAGTGCCGGTACCCGTGTTGGGGGTGGTGGACGGGCCCGCCGTCGGCGGCGGCCTCGCCCTCGCCGCGTGCTGCGACGTGCTGGTGGCCACCGACCGGGCCGTGTTCGGCGCGCCGATCGCGCGGACCCTGGGCAACGTCCTCGCGCCCGCCGCCGTGGCCCGGCTGCAGCGCCGCCTCGGCGTCTCCCGGACCATGGGCATGCTGCTCACCGCCCGCACGATCGACGTCCACGAGGCCGCGGCCGCGGGGTTCGTCCACGCCGTCGTCCCGCCGGACGGGCTGGACGCGGCTGCAGCGGATCTCACGAAACGGCTCGCATCCGGAGCGCCGCGCACCCTCGCCGGGCTCAAGGAGATCGACCGCAGGCTCTCGGCGGTCGACGTGGACGCCGACGACGTCCTCACCGACTGCTACGGCAGCGCCGACTTCCGCGAGGGCGTTGCCGCGTTCGTCGCACGCCGGGCTCCGCGCTGGACGGGCTCATGATCGACACGCATCACCATTTCTGGCGGACCGCCCTCCAGGAACAGCCGTGGCGCAGCCCTGCGCACACCGAGCTGGCCGTCGACTTCGAGCCCGCCGACCTCGCGCCGCTGCTGGCGGAGTCCGGCGTCGAGGCCACCGTGCTCGTCGAGTCGGTCGACACCCCGGAGGAGAACGACCGGCTCGCCGCGTATGCGGCCGCCTTTCCGCAGGTGGCGGGCATCGTCGGGTGGCTGCCGCTCGCCGACCCGGCCACGGCCCGCGCCGAGCTCGCCCGCGCCGACCGGGCCCGCTGGTGCGGCGTGCGCTGCCTCGTCGCCCGCGAGCCGCTCGACTGGCTCGACCCCGGGCTCATGGCCACGCTGGCCGCCGCCGACCTCGCGTGGGACGTCGTCCCGGTGACGGACGCGCAGGTCGAGGCGGTGGTCGCGCTCGCGGGGCAGGTGCCCGAGCTGCGGATCGTCGTCGACCACATGGCCCGCCCGCCCCTGGAGTCAGGCGACCTCGGCGGCTGGGCCGCGCGCCTCGCGGCCCTCGCCGGCCGCCCGAACGTGGCGCTCAAACTGTCGATCGGGATCGACCTGCTCGCGTCCTGGGAGCGCTGGGATCCCGAGGCGATCGCCCCCGCCGTCGCTCACGCGGTGGCGGCGTTCGGCCCCGACCGGCTGATGCTGGCCAGCAACTGGCCCGTCGTGACCCTGCGCGCCGACTACGCCACCGCCGTGCGAGACCTCGAGGCCGCGGTGGTCGCGGCCGGTGTCGACGACGCGGGGCTGGCCGAGGTGCGCGCCGGCACCGCGAGGAGCTGGTACCGCCTGCCCCGCACCTGAGGCCCGTGCGGAGCGCGGCATTCAGCGTGTCGACACGTCGGACTCGCGCCTGTGTTGGCCACGCCCGCTCCGCCGGCGAGTCGGGCGTTCTGACGCGGCGAGTCGGGCGTCCGGGCCATCAGCCGGGCGCGGTCGGGCTCGGCGTGCGGCGTCGGAGGAGCAGCCAAGCGCCCGTGAGGGCGGCGACCGCGGCGGCGGCGATCGTCGTGGCCGCGACGCCGGCGAGCGCGGCCGCGGTGCCGGCCGCGAGCGGCGCCACGGCGAGCCCGGCGGTGTAGGCGAGGTTGTAGAGCGCGTACGCGGCGCCGTAGGCGGGGGGCTGGATGTGCTCGGCCAGCTCGCCGATCAGCACGAGGGTGGGCGCGAGCACGAGCTGTGCACCGACCCCGACCACGAGCACGCCTGCGATCGACGCCCCGGCCACGGGCAGCCCGCACAGCACGAACCCGGCGGCGGCGACCAGCGTGCCGAGTGCGGCCACGCGGGCCGCGCCGAGCCGGTCGGTCACCAGCCCGGCGAGCGGTGCTGTCAACCCGCCCAGCAGCGCTGCCGCACCGAACACCAGCCCGATGCCGGTGGCGCCGAGCCCGAGCGCGGACAGGTGCAGCGGCAGCACCGGCTCGGCGAACGCGATCGCGGCCGCTCCCAGTGCGGTGAGCCCGATCAGCAGCCCGGCGCGCGGCCCGCGCGCGACCACCCGCAGCGGGGCCGACGCAGGCGCGTCGGCCGTGGGCCCGACCCAGATGATCCGGGCCACGGCGTCGGCCGCGGCCAGCACCGCGACCAGCACGAACGGGGCGCGCGGGCCGAACGCGTCGGCGAGGAAACCCGACACGGCAGGCCCGAGCAGCACGCCGAACCCGACGGCGGAGAGCGCCAACCCCATCACCGTGCCGCGCCGTTCGGGCGGGTGCGTGCTGGCGATCAGCGCCAGCCCGGCCGCCCAGCTCGCCGCCGCCGCGACTCCCTGCGCCGCCCGTGCGAGCGAGAGCACCGCGAGCCCGCCGCCACCCGGGACCTCGACCACGGCCGCGAACAGCGCCGTCGCGGCGGCAAGGGCGATCAGACCGGCGAGCAGGGGCGCCCGCGGACCGCTCCGGTCGACCCAGCGGCCCACCAGCGGTGTCGCGACGAGCATCGCCACCGCGTACGCGGCGAAGAGCAGCCCGGCCGCGCCCGACGACCCGGCGACGGCGGGGAGCTCCGGCAGCAGCGGGACGAGGCTGCCGTACAGGAACATGTCGACGGCGAGCGCCAGCGTGACGACCATGACCGCGGCGCGCGGGCGGGTCGGTCGACGCGATGTCACGGGAGGATCCCTCCGAGTAGGGGCCGCACGCTGCCGGCGTCGGCCGGGGGGACGAGTGCGGGGTCGTGGCCTGCGAGCAGTGCGGTGCCGGTCAGCCAGGCCAGCAGGTGCGCCGCGGCGGGGGCCGGGTCGGCGGGGAGCTCGGAGCGCAACGCCGTGCGGAGCCGATCGCGCCACGCGTGGAGGCCGGTGCTCTTCTCCCGCACGGTGCCGGTGGAGCCCGTGGCCCGCAGGCTCACCGCCATCAGGGCGGCGAACCGGCGATCGGTGTGCAACGCCGCGAGCCAGGCGAGCGCGAACGCCTCGAGCCGCGCCGCGAGCGGGACGCCGGGTGCGTCCAGCGCTGCCCAGATCGGCGCTGCGACCACGTCCCACGTCTCGCCGAGCACCGCGGCGAGCAGCGCCTCCTTGTCGTCGAAGTGGTGGTAGAGGGCGCCGCGCGTGACGCCGGCGGCCTCGGCGATCCCGGCGAGCGTGGCGCGGTCGATCCCCTCGCGGGCGAAGGTGAAGAGCGCCGCGTCGACGAGCGCGGCTCGCGTGGCCGCGGTGTCCTCTGCCGTCCTGCGCACCGGTCTTTCGTACATGCATGTATGTATGAAAAGCAAGCGGTCGACTACCGTGGCCCCGTGGGCTCCCCCGAGCAGGTCGTGCTCCTCGACGACGACGGGCGCGCCATCGGCGTCGCCGACAAGGCCACCGTCCACGGGGCGAGCACCCCGCTGCACCTGGCGTTCTCCTGCTACGGCTTCGATCGGGAGGGCCGGTTGCTCGTCACGCGCCGCGCCCGGCACAAGGCGACCTTCCCGGGCGTGCAGACCAACACCTGCTGCGGTCACCCGGCGCCCGGCGAGGCGATGGAGGACGCCGTCCGGCGCCGGCTCGCCGAGGAGCTCGGCGTGGGCGCGGTGGACCTGCGGCTCGTGCTGCCCGACTTCGCCTACCGGGCCGCGGCGGGCGGCGTCGAGGAGAACGAGGTCTGCCCCGTGTACGTGTGCACGCTCGTGGGTGAACCACGGGCCCGGCCCGACGAGGTCGAGTCGGTGGAGTGGTGGAGCTGGGAGGCGTTCGTCGCGGCGGCCGGCGCGGGGGAGCTGTCCCCGTGGGCGCAGCTGCAGGCCCCGCTGCTCGACGCTCGGCGCCGAGACTGGAGGCTAGTGCCCCCCGCCGAAAGTCCGCCACATATCTCGACGGCCCAGCTTCCTGCTGAGCACACCGGCGAGCCGCCCGAGTATGTCCAATACGAGGACGCCTCACCGGCGCACCCAGCAGAAACCTGGATCCGCCGATGTACGCAACGGACTTCCGGCGGGGGACACTAGATGAAAGAAATCACGATCTTCAGTGGCTCGGCCCACCCGGAGCTGGCGGCCGCGATCTGCCACCACCTGGAGGTGCCGCTCGCGCCGTCGCGGGTCACCCGGTTCGCGAACGACTGCCTCGAGGTCCAGCTGCAGGCCAACTGCCGCGAGCGGGACGTGTTCATCGTGCAGCCGCTGGTGCAGCCCGTCCAGGAGCACCTCGTCGAGCTGCTCCTGATGCTCGATGCCGCCCGCGGCGCGTCGGCCGCGCGGATCACCGTCGTGATGCCGCATTTCGCCTACGCCCGGTCCGACAAGAAGGGCGCCCCGCGGATCTCGATCGGCGCGCGGCTGATGGCCGACCTCATGCAGACCGCCGGCGCCAACCGCGTGCTCACGATGACGCTGCACTCCCCGCAGGTCCACGGCTTCTTCGGCGTGCCGGTCGACCACCTGCACGCGCTGCACGAGCTGGCGCGCCACTTCCGGGCCGGTGACCTGTCCAACTCCGTCGTGGTGTCGCCGGACCTCGGCAACGCCAAGGAGGCATCGCGCTTCGCCCGGCTGCTCGGCCTGCCCGTCGCGGCGGGCGCCAAGGAGCGGATCTCCGACGACAAGGTCGTGATCAGCTCGATCATCGGCGACGTTCGGGGCAAGGACGTCGTGGTGCTCGACGACGAGATCGCGCGCGGCAGCACGATCGTGGAGCTGCTCGACCGGCTCGTCGACCACGACATCGCTTCCGCCCGGGTGGCGTGCACGCACGGCCTGTTCAGCGACGGCGCGCTGGAGCGGATCGGGCGCCGGGACGACGTCGCGGAGATCGTCTGCACCAACACCGTTCCGGTGCCCGGTGCCGAGCACGCCCCGAAGCTCACCGTGCTCTCGATCGCCCCCGCGCTGGCCGAGGCGGTGCGCCGGATCCACAACGGCGAGTCGGTGAGCGTGCTGTTCGACGAGCACTAGAGGTCGGCACCGGTGCTCGCAGGCGAGGCGCGCGACGCCGCCCTGCACTGGGTGCGGCAGAACACCCCGCCCGGCTTCCGCGGGGCGTTCCTCGCCGGTTCCGCCGCGGATCGGCCAGCCGACGCGGTGCAGCCCCCGTGGTCGGACGTGGACGTCACCGTGGTGGTCGCCGGGGCCGCGGCACCGCCGAAACCGGGCAAGATCCGCCACCGCGGCGCCCTCCTGGACGTCTCGTACCTCCCGGAGGCGCTCCTCGCCGACCCGGAGCGCGTGGCGGCCGCCCACTACCTCGCCCCGTCGTTCGCCGGTCCAGGCGGCGTGCTGCTCGACCCGGAGGGTGTGCTCGGGCGGCTGCGGGCCGCGATCGCGCCGACCTACGACTCGCCGTCGGCGGTGCACAGGCGGGTCGCGGACGTGCTCACCGCGGTACGGATGCGGCTCACCGCCCGCGACGACGCCGCGCCGTGGCCCCAGCAGGTACTGGCGTGGCTCTTCCCGGCCACCCTCGTCACGGTCGCGGCGCTGGTGGCGGCCCGTGAGCGCCCTACCGTCCGGCTGCGCTTCCTGCGCGCCCGCGACGTGCTGCGCGACCGCCCCGACGTGTACGAGCGGATGCTGGAGCTCCTCGGCTGCGCCGCCGTCGACGCCGCGGTGGTGGCCCGCCACCTCGACCGGCTCGGCGACGTGTTCGACGAGGCCGCCGCGGTGGGCAGCACCCGGTTCTCCTTCTCGTCGGACATCAGCCCCGAGGCCCGTCCCGTCGCGATCGACGGCAGCCGCGCGCTCGTCGATGCCGGGGACCACCGCGAGGCGGTCTTCTGGATCGTGGCCACGTTCGCCCGCTGCCAGCAGATCCTCGACGTCGAGGCGGCGCCGGAGCGGTCCCTGGCCACCGCACGGGCGTTCCGGGTGGCCGTGGCCGAGCTCACCGGTGTGCACGGCCCGGACGACCTGCGCACGCGCACTGCTGCCACCCTTGCCTTCCTCCCGGAGCTGGAGGGTGCGACGACCGCGATCACCGGCCGGACCCGCTGATCGCGGCGTTTCGCCGCCGCGGGCGCGGGAACGGCCAGGCATGGTCAGCAAGGTGATCGCGGTGGCCGTCGACTGCCGGGACGCCGAGCGGTGCGCCACGTTCTGGTGCGCGGCGCTCGGGGCGGAGGTGGACCGGCGGTGGCGGGACGCGCACGGCGTCGAGTACGTGCAGATCAGCACGGGGGAGGGGCCGCTGTTGCTGTTCCAGCCCGTGCCCGAGCCGCGGTCGGGGAAGAACCGCCTGCACCTGGACCTCGCGCCGGCCACCGGCACGCAGGAGGCCGAGGTCGAGCGGCTCGTCGACCTGGGGGCCACCCGGCTCGCCGACGAGCCCGAGCACCCGTGGGTGGTGCTCGCTGATCCGGAGGGCAACGAGTTCTGCGTGCTGCCGCCGGGAGACTGACCGATCTGTGAGTGTGTCGGTGCGGTGCTCCTGGGTGGAGAACCGTCAGGCTCGGTGCCGGTGACCCGATGTGACTCGTGATCGATCTGGCCGCTTCGGCGTGCCCTGTCTCGGACTTGTTCCGTCGTGGTCGCCGGCACCGGCCCGGCTCACCGGTTGGCCTGATCAGAAGCCTGTCCGCCGGTTACGGCGTGACCCGTCACAGATGTGCCACGTGGTGACCCTCACCCGGGCCGGTGCCGCCTGTTGGACCCGTTCCCCGTCAGAAGGACCAGGCCCGTGCCCATGTTGGCAGAACGTGTCGACGCCGTCGTCGGTGTCGACACCCACCGTGACACCCACGACGACACCCACGACGCAGAAATCGCCCTCCCGACCGGAGCCCCGGTCGCGACCTGCCAGGTCAGCAATGACTCCCGCGGCTACGCCGAGCTGCTGGCCTGGATCGGCGATCACGCTCCCGGGTCGCGGGTCGCCGTCGCGATCGAGGGCACCCGCAGCTACGGCATCGGACTAGCGCGCGCAGTCAGCGGTGCCGGTGTGATGGTGATCGA
This window harbors:
- a CDS encoding carbohydrate ABC transporter permease, whose translation is MIFGRRRSRNPLVLALARHALLVTVLVVILYPLLWMVGASFRPSNEAFGTLSIWPDHFTTDNYVEGWSLGNLNFSRFFLNSLVITVLAVVGNVMACSMAAYAFARLTFPFKKTMFALMLGTMLLPYHVTLVPQYVLFNELAWINTILPLVVPKFLATDAFFIFLMVQFIRTLPQELDDAARMDGCGHIGIFRRVILPLSIPALGTTALFTFISTWNDFLGPLLYLVRPETWTVAQGLNGFLDATGESAYGPLFAMATLSLAPIVGFFLVAQRLLIEGIATSGLK
- a CDS encoding ABC transporter substrate-binding protein, which translates into the protein MFTRSLTAGALALGLLATGCAGGTSIGANPNEGATGTGEVGGNVRMAWWGSGPRNEVTNAVIDLFKAAHPGTTVEGESADFQAYFERLNVQASSGNMPCITQMQGRQLNDYTTKNVLLDLQPMIDSGAIDVSDVPAEVLDTGRGLDGKLYMIPYGAAYDAMTVNRTLAEQAGVGLPPEGYDWNAFADWVTRAQPGLPEGVPAVNLGGSLPNNFISYAAGRGESLFADRQLGFSEDLLVEFWDMWERLRAAGVTTTAEATAEEPNQTEQRYVAQGRVLVDNLPGNALTPAQKTLDGTQPGQQLVTLPQPKGPAGPGNVLFTSGFSIPTTCDNIPTAAAFVDFWMNDDAGAKAFLSANGAVTNSRHLQQQLDDPDLPALKRAELDLYQRIVAQNPVSVVYPPGYHASFEGAFVRAYESVVFGGTSTRDAAHAFITEVNAALATT
- a CDS encoding enoyl-CoA hydratase — translated: MANHDGALAGMTVLDLTQVMAGPFCTMILADLGADVVKVENPESGDQTRSSFAHPGAFRALNRNKRSITLDLKSDEGRAAFHELVRSADVVVENWRPGVAAKLGVDYETLRPLNPGLIYASVSGFGQTGPYADRPGYDLIAQAMSGVMSVTGEPGDRPVKSGIPVADLGAGLFTAVGILAAWASRQRTGQGQFVETSLFEAAVALSVWESTEFWATGHAPQALGSAHRMSAPYQALATRDGFITVGANNERLWQRLCRALDAAELADDPRFARNDDRMAHRPELVTELERRLASDDTASWVERLLAAGVPAGPIQDYRQVLEDDPHVKARGMVTTVEHPVEGSVPVLSSPLHLSGTPATVRLPPPLLGEHNAEVLARTAAQPERASVHSRRDGPILHIELANPARRNALTWEMYDELQKLCVAARTDPGLRVVVLRGAGEAFAAGTDIAQFTEFDGAADGLDYERRVGAVLEDLLAVPVPVLGVVDGPAVGGGLALAACCDVLVATDRAVFGAPIARTLGNVLAPAAVARLQRRLGVSRTMGMLLTARTIDVHEAAAAGFVHAVVPPDGLDAAAADLTKRLASGAPRTLAGLKEIDRRLSAVDVDADDVLTDCYGSADFREGVAAFVARRAPRWTGS
- a CDS encoding amidohydrolase family protein → MIDTHHHFWRTALQEQPWRSPAHTELAVDFEPADLAPLLAESGVEATVLVESVDTPEENDRLAAYAAAFPQVAGIVGWLPLADPATARAELARADRARWCGVRCLVAREPLDWLDPGLMATLAAADLAWDVVPVTDAQVEAVVALAGQVPELRIVVDHMARPPLESGDLGGWAARLAALAGRPNVALKLSIGIDLLASWERWDPEAIAPAVAHAVAAFGPDRLMLASNWPVVTLRADYATAVRDLEAAVVAAGVDDAGLAEVRAGTARSWYRLPRT
- a CDS encoding MFS transporter, which gives rise to MTSRRPTRPRAAVMVVTLALAVDMFLYGSLVPLLPELPAVAGSSGAAGLLFAAYAVAMLVATPLVGRWVDRSGPRAPLLAGLIALAAATALFAAVVEVPGGGGLAVLSLARAAQGVAAAASWAAGLALIASTHPPERRGTVMGLALSAVGFGVLLGPAVSGFLADAFGPRAPFVLVAVLAAADAVARIIWVGPTADAPASAPLRVVARGPRAGLLIGLTALGAAAIAFAEPVLPLHLSALGLGATGIGLVFGAAALLGGLTAPLAGLVTDRLGAARVAALGTLVAAAGFVLCGLPVAGASIAGVLVVGVGAQLVLAPTLVLIGELAEHIQPPAYGAAYALYNLAYTAGLAVAPLAAGTAAALAGVAATTIAAAAVAALTGAWLLLRRRTPSPTAPG
- a CDS encoding TetR/AcrR family transcriptional regulator, with translation MRRTAEDTAATRAALVDAALFTFAREGIDRATLAGIAEAAGVTRGALYHHFDDKEALLAAVLGETWDVVAAPIWAALDAPGVPLAARLEAFALAWLAALHTDRRFAALMAVSLRATGSTGTVREKSTGLHAWRDRLRTALRSELPADPAPAAAHLLAWLTGTALLAGHDPALVPPADAGSVRPLLGGILP
- a CDS encoding ribose-phosphate diphosphokinase, with amino-acid sequence MKEITIFSGSAHPELAAAICHHLEVPLAPSRVTRFANDCLEVQLQANCRERDVFIVQPLVQPVQEHLVELLLMLDAARGASAARITVVMPHFAYARSDKKGAPRISIGARLMADLMQTAGANRVLTMTLHSPQVHGFFGVPVDHLHALHELARHFRAGDLSNSVVVSPDLGNAKEASRFARLLGLPVAAGAKERISDDKVVISSIIGDVRGKDVVVLDDEIARGSTIVELLDRLVDHDIASARVACTHGLFSDGALERIGRRDDVAEIVCTNTVPVPGAEHAPKLTVLSIAPALAEAVRRIHNGESVSVLFDEH
- a CDS encoding VOC family protein, which encodes MVSKVIAVAVDCRDAERCATFWCAALGAEVDRRWRDAHGVEYVQISTGEGPLLLFQPVPEPRSGKNRLHLDLAPATGTQEAEVERLVDLGATRLADEPEHPWVVLADPEGNEFCVLPPGD
- a CDS encoding IS110 family transposase, with translation MLAERVDAVVGVDTHRDTHDDTHDAEIALPTGAPVATCQVSNDSRGYAELLAWIGDHAPGSRVAVAIEGTRSYGIGLARAVSGAGVMVIECEQPNRKSRRGRGKSDAIDAHLAVLTALRLDADQLPSPRADGDREALRILMDAGS